The Caldicellulosiruptor changbaiensis genome has a segment encoding these proteins:
- the aroQ gene encoding type II 3-dehydroquinate dehydratase produces MKKILVINGPNLNLLGIREKDIYGSTNYNKLLEIISKKATELNLNILFFQSNHEGEIIDRIHRALDEDIDGIIINPGAYTHYSYAIHDAIKAVNIPTIEVHISNIHAREEFRKRSVIAPACVGQISGFGIKSYIIALYALKEILD; encoded by the coding sequence ATGAAAAAGATTTTGGTTATAAATGGGCCAAATCTAAACCTTTTAGGTATCAGAGAGAAAGATATATACGGCAGTACAAATTACAATAAGCTTTTGGAGATAATATCAAAAAAGGCAACTGAACTTAATTTAAATATACTCTTTTTTCAGTCAAATCATGAGGGTGAGATTATAGATAGAATCCACAGAGCTCTTGATGAAGATATAGATGGAATAATTATCAATCCAGGTGCTTACACCCATTACAGTTATGCCATTCACGATGCAATAAAAGCTGTAAACATCCCAACAATTGAAGTACATATTTCCAACATCCATGCAAGAGAAGAGTTTAGAAAAAGAAGTGTAATTGCACCAGCATGTGTGGGACAAATCTCTGGTTTTGGTATAAAAAGCTATATAATTGCACTTTACGCATTAAAGGAGATTTTAGATTGA